One genomic segment of Arthrobacter sp. JZ12 includes these proteins:
- a CDS encoding ABC-F family ATP-binding cassette domain-containing protein — translation MTATLVAKALSGGHAHRTLFSGLDLTVIQGDVVGVVGANGAGKSTLLRLLAGVDEPLAGTVMTSPKDAFVGWLPQEHERTPDETVEQYIARRTGAAAATIAMELAAEELGTGAKGADDRYASALDHWLASGAADLEDRLPEVLADVAPGVAQDALVTGLSGGQLARVALAALLLSRFDIVLLDEPTNDLDLDGLARLEEFMRNLRGGAVLVSHDREFLARCVTTVVELDLAQNSVAVYDGGYDAFLEERAVAKRHAREAYEEYAEKKQDLVARARTQREWSSQGVRNAMKKNPDNDKIRRRASVESSEKQAQKVRQMESRIARLEEVQEPRKEWQLQFTIGSAPRSSSVVATLNAAVARQGDFTLGPVSLQLNAGERIGITGPNGAGKSTLLRLLLGHQAPDDGAASLGGNVAVGEIDQARSQLAEDATLAAAFEAAVPEFSQAEVRTLLAKFGLKTDQSGALVGRLSPGERTRAGLALLQARGVNLLVLDEPTNHLDLPAIEQLEEALESYTGALLLVTHDRRMLANVRLDARWEVDGGQVSVR, via the coding sequence ATGACTGCAACCCTCGTGGCCAAGGCGCTCTCCGGCGGCCACGCCCACCGCACATTGTTCTCCGGCCTGGATCTCACCGTCATCCAGGGTGACGTGGTCGGGGTGGTAGGAGCCAACGGTGCCGGGAAGTCCACCCTGCTTCGCCTGCTTGCCGGGGTGGATGAGCCGCTGGCGGGAACCGTGATGACGTCCCCGAAGGATGCGTTTGTCGGGTGGCTGCCGCAGGAACACGAGCGGACCCCGGACGAAACTGTGGAGCAGTACATCGCCCGCCGCACGGGAGCCGCCGCCGCAACAATCGCGATGGAGTTGGCAGCCGAGGAGCTGGGCACCGGAGCCAAGGGCGCTGACGACCGCTATGCCTCCGCCCTCGATCACTGGCTCGCCTCCGGCGCCGCCGATCTGGAGGATCGGCTCCCGGAGGTGCTTGCCGACGTCGCGCCCGGGGTTGCGCAGGACGCATTGGTGACGGGGCTGTCGGGTGGCCAGCTCGCTCGAGTGGCACTGGCGGCGCTGTTGCTCAGCCGCTTCGACATCGTGCTGCTGGATGAACCGACCAACGACCTGGACCTTGACGGGTTGGCGCGGCTTGAGGAGTTCATGCGGAATCTCCGGGGAGGGGCCGTTCTCGTGTCCCACGATCGGGAATTCCTGGCGCGCTGCGTGACCACCGTCGTCGAACTGGATCTGGCACAGAACTCCGTGGCCGTGTACGACGGCGGCTACGACGCCTTTCTCGAGGAACGCGCCGTGGCGAAGCGGCACGCCCGCGAAGCCTACGAGGAGTACGCCGAGAAGAAGCAGGACCTCGTTGCGCGTGCCCGCACGCAGCGCGAGTGGAGTTCGCAGGGCGTCCGGAACGCGATGAAGAAAAACCCGGACAATGACAAGATCCGGCGCCGTGCCAGCGTGGAGTCTTCCGAGAAGCAGGCGCAGAAGGTGCGTCAGATGGAGTCGCGGATCGCACGTCTCGAAGAGGTGCAGGAACCGCGCAAGGAGTGGCAGCTACAGTTCACGATCGGCTCGGCGCCGCGTTCAAGCTCTGTGGTTGCGACGCTCAACGCCGCGGTTGCCCGGCAGGGTGACTTCACGCTCGGTCCGGTGTCGCTGCAGCTCAACGCGGGCGAGCGGATCGGCATTACCGGTCCCAACGGTGCCGGTAAGTCGACGCTGCTGCGGCTGCTCCTCGGGCATCAGGCCCCCGACGACGGCGCTGCCTCGCTGGGTGGCAATGTCGCCGTCGGGGAAATAGACCAGGCGCGGAGCCAGCTTGCCGAGGACGCAACCCTTGCGGCGGCGTTCGAGGCCGCGGTGCCCGAGTTTTCCCAGGCGGAGGTCCGCACGCTGCTCGCCAAGTTCGGGTTGAAGACGGATCAGAGCGGCGCCCTGGTCGGCAGGCTCTCCCCCGGCGAGCGGACCCGGGCGGGGCTGGCGCTGCTGCAGGCGCGCGGGGTGAATCTGCTGGTGCTCGATGAACCCACCAACCATCTTGATCTTCCGGCAATCGAGCAGCTTGAGGAGGCGTTGGAGAGTTACACGGGAGCGCTCCTGCTGGTCACGCACGACCGGAGGATGCTCGCGAACGTGCGGCTCGACGCGCGCTGGGAGGTCGACGGCGGGCAGGTAAGCGTGCGCTAG